In Streptomyces sp. NBC_01707, a genomic segment contains:
- a CDS encoding DUF6406 domain-containing protein: MADEVFLEHGVPGERDGVRYAVRRVRAPKDLPVSVALVVVTDREQDYDLGIGDTFPVRDETWTLDRVENLPRPDWWVVLRKIE; this comes from the coding sequence ATGGCCGATGAAGTCTTCCTTGAGCATGGAGTTCCTGGGGAACGGGATGGCGTCAGGTACGCTGTACGCCGTGTTCGCGCTCCAAAAGATCTGCCGGTTTCCGTAGCTCTCGTCGTTGTTACTGATCGGGAGCAGGATTACGACCTAGGCATCGGGGACACGTTCCCTGTGCGTGATGAGACCTGGACGCTCGACCGTGTAGAGAATCTTCCGAGGCCGGATTGGTGGGTTGTCCTCCGCAAGATCGAGTAG
- a CDS encoding DinB family protein has translation MIDNFAKEYLHSDLRETREAVLWKLDGLAEYDIRRPLTSTGTNLLGLVKHLSIWESRYFGEVFDRPFPEPMPRWDNTGERGADMWATEQETRNEITDRYRRVWEHSDATISALTIDAPGYVPWWPRPNVKLFNILVHMLTETSRHAGHADILREQLDNSTGTTAEYATQQHDAAFWDAHREKIERAAKAAVTMPDHASSTKSS, from the coding sequence ATGATCGATAATTTCGCGAAAGAGTACCTGCACAGCGATCTACGAGAGACGCGCGAGGCGGTCCTCTGGAAGCTCGATGGGCTCGCTGAGTACGACATCCGCCGCCCCCTGACCTCGACTGGAACCAACCTTCTCGGCCTGGTCAAGCACTTGTCGATCTGGGAGTCCAGGTACTTCGGCGAGGTCTTCGACCGACCGTTCCCCGAACCTATGCCCCGGTGGGACAACACCGGAGAACGTGGCGCCGACATGTGGGCGACCGAACAGGAGACGAGGAATGAGATCACCGACCGCTACCGGCGCGTGTGGGAGCACTCAGACGCGACGATCTCCGCCCTCACCATCGACGCCCCCGGCTACGTGCCCTGGTGGCCACGCCCCAACGTGAAGCTGTTCAACATCCTGGTCCACATGCTCACCGAGACCAGCCGGCACGCCGGGCACGCCGACATCCTGCGCGAACAGCTCGACAACTCAACCGGGACAACCGCCGAATACGCGACTCAGCAGCACGACGCAGCCTTCTGGGATGCCCACCGAGAGAAGATCGAGCGAGCTGCCAAAGCAGCCGTCACCATGCCTGATCACGCTAGTTCTACCAAGAGCTCGTAA
- a CDS encoding C2 family cysteine protease, whose product MSELYTSDGGAETGANADSLPVDFGDARAEPVEPGEPEDPLDLVGLPSEFDEPVEPEGEREPLELSAREEGPEGGFLGQVRDAVSWWKEPTEEAVDLHATVDRPDFNEVTPAGEYRYGTPLDGPDGKRIPLFDGPPAREQTHQGRLSDCGIISTMGAVAGHRPEVISDCVRENGDGTYEVTLHQTKRSHYGDWSRFEPTGAVTVLTITPDLPVASDSPDQPAYARSSANDVAWVPILEKAIAGVDATWDEGRTKSVEGYVRLGRGSFPNHRAELLTQLTGEPAYTDDFPTQFDMQGRSPDRQLIETLREKLTDGCPVLVGTVNLELNDRRDLPKGLYDGHAYEVTEVDEQGLIHLRNPHNFAHPKPLTVEDFKKNIKNRYTTMG is encoded by the coding sequence ATGAGCGAGCTGTATACGTCCGACGGCGGAGCTGAGACGGGCGCCAATGCCGACTCCCTGCCGGTCGATTTCGGTGATGCCCGGGCGGAGCCAGTGGAGCCCGGCGAACCGGAGGATCCGCTCGATCTGGTCGGTCTTCCCTCCGAGTTCGATGAGCCGGTCGAACCGGAGGGCGAGCGGGAGCCGCTGGAGCTGTCTGCTCGCGAGGAGGGTCCCGAAGGGGGTTTCCTCGGGCAGGTGCGCGATGCGGTGTCCTGGTGGAAGGAACCGACCGAGGAAGCAGTCGACTTACACGCCACGGTCGATCGGCCGGACTTCAATGAGGTGACGCCGGCAGGAGAATACCGCTACGGTACGCCACTCGACGGCCCCGACGGAAAGCGCATCCCCTTGTTCGACGGGCCACCCGCCCGCGAGCAGACCCATCAAGGGAGGCTGAGTGACTGTGGAATCATTTCCACCATGGGCGCAGTCGCCGGACATCGCCCTGAGGTAATTTCCGACTGTGTCCGGGAGAACGGTGACGGCACATACGAGGTGACGCTTCACCAGACGAAGCGATCACATTACGGCGACTGGAGTCGCTTTGAGCCAACGGGAGCAGTCACTGTCCTGACCATCACGCCCGACCTTCCGGTAGCAAGTGACTCACCCGACCAGCCGGCCTATGCAAGGTCGAGCGCCAACGATGTGGCGTGGGTACCGATTCTGGAGAAAGCGATCGCCGGAGTCGACGCGACGTGGGACGAGGGCCGTACCAAGTCGGTCGAGGGCTACGTACGCCTCGGCCGGGGTAGTTTCCCCAATCACCGTGCTGAACTGCTCACTCAGCTCACCGGCGAGCCCGCATACACGGATGACTTCCCGACCCAGTTCGACATGCAGGGGCGCAGCCCTGACCGGCAACTCATAGAAACATTAAGAGAGAAACTTACGGATGGATGCCCGGTGCTGGTCGGCACGGTGAACCTGGAGCTCAACGATAGGCGTGACCTCCCCAAGGGGCTCTACGATGGTCATGCCTATGAAGTGACCGAAGTGGATGAACAAGGATTGATACATCTGCGCAACCCGCATAATTTTGCACATCCGAAACCACTGACGGTCGAGGACTTCAAAAAAAACATCAAGAACCGCTACACAACGATGGGGTGA
- a CDS encoding tetratricopeptide repeat protein, translating into MRDRIDQARAGHTTVVLAQVLSGGGGVGKTQLAAAYAHQALEDGIDLVVWVDASDIEQVIARYAHAAQVVEAAAEHLLGKSAESDAGLFLQWLATTRRPWLLILDDLTDPEAMQKWWPPSSAFGCGRVVATTRRHDAVLSGGGRAVVDIDTYSTEEAEAYLHERLDSAHAAHLMDSQAGELAAALGYLPLALSHAAAYMVNEDVPCTEYLHRFNGSTARLDDLLPRTADTEGYGRQVAAALLLSLDVAQASEPVGLAVPVMRLAAVLDPAGHPRSLWASDAVTHYLDTQRTVPPNGVTAAVDPDQVRAALRLLHRYGLLADHAQAGSRAVRLHALTARAVRECTPDATVQAVVKTAVDSLRELCDEVPWFDREATAVLRTNIDSVDARAGDLLWNVEGHYLLRWTLRSLISVGLATAVPYGQRLIGISEQLLGRAHPMTLVARRDLAWACLLARRHKDAFTLLQEDLPHQDERLARERQEPSTAARGRVHALALLEDTVAVRARLLGPGDPATLECQVKLAVLYWSRGDRSAATALLNRSLTGCRTTFGADHPYTVSVDNRLSHWQEQHQRRWWSCTRSQSKPT; encoded by the coding sequence GTGCGCGATCGGATCGATCAGGCCAGGGCAGGCCATACCACGGTGGTGCTGGCCCAGGTCCTGTCCGGCGGCGGGGGCGTGGGCAAGACCCAACTCGCTGCCGCCTATGCCCACCAGGCTCTGGAGGACGGCATCGACTTGGTGGTGTGGGTCGACGCCAGTGACATCGAGCAGGTCATCGCACGTTACGCGCATGCCGCACAGGTCGTGGAAGCGGCGGCGGAACACCTTCTGGGCAAGAGTGCTGAGTCCGATGCCGGACTGTTCCTTCAGTGGCTGGCGACCACCCGACGCCCGTGGCTGCTCATCCTTGACGACCTCACCGATCCAGAGGCCATGCAGAAGTGGTGGCCGCCGTCCTCCGCTTTCGGTTGCGGCCGCGTCGTGGCGACGACCCGCCGCCACGACGCGGTGCTGTCCGGCGGCGGCCGAGCCGTGGTGGACATCGACACCTACAGCACGGAAGAGGCCGAGGCCTATCTGCACGAGCGGCTCGACTCGGCGCATGCCGCCCATCTCATGGACTCTCAGGCCGGTGAACTGGCTGCGGCACTGGGCTACCTGCCGCTGGCTCTGTCACACGCGGCCGCCTACATGGTCAACGAAGACGTCCCCTGTACGGAGTATCTTCACCGCTTCAACGGCAGCACAGCACGCCTGGACGACCTGCTGCCACGCACGGCAGACACCGAGGGCTACGGGCGGCAGGTCGCCGCGGCTCTCCTGCTCTCATTGGATGTCGCTCAAGCGAGCGAGCCCGTCGGCCTGGCTGTTCCGGTCATGCGTCTGGCCGCCGTTCTGGACCCGGCCGGACACCCCCGTTCCCTGTGGGCCAGCGACGCCGTCACCCACTACCTCGACACCCAACGCACCGTACCTCCCAACGGAGTTACCGCCGCCGTTGATCCCGACCAGGTGCGGGCAGCCCTGCGACTTCTGCACCGCTACGGCCTGCTCGCCGATCACGCTCAGGCTGGTTCCCGCGCGGTGCGGCTGCACGCCCTGACCGCACGAGCCGTACGCGAGTGCACTCCCGACGCCACGGTGCAGGCGGTCGTGAAAACCGCCGTCGACTCGTTGAGGGAACTGTGCGACGAGGTCCCGTGGTTCGACCGTGAGGCGACAGCCGTGCTGCGCACCAACATCGACAGCGTCGATGCACGCGCCGGGGACCTGCTGTGGAATGTCGAAGGCCATTACCTCCTGCGCTGGACTTTGCGCAGTCTGATCAGTGTCGGCCTTGCCACTGCAGTTCCCTACGGGCAGCGGCTGATCGGCATCAGCGAGCAACTGTTGGGCCGCGCTCACCCCATGACCCTCGTCGCTCGACGCGATCTCGCATGGGCCTGCCTCCTCGCGCGCCGTCACAAGGATGCCTTCACGCTCCTGCAGGAGGACTTACCCCACCAGGACGAGCGTCTGGCCCGTGAACGACAGGAGCCCTCTACGGCTGCCCGTGGGCGCGTCCATGCCCTTGCACTGCTGGAGGACACCGTTGCTGTTCGCGCACGACTGTTGGGTCCTGGAGACCCCGCGACCCTGGAATGCCAAGTCAAACTCGCCGTCCTGTACTGGTCCCGGGGCGACAGGTCGGCGGCCACTGCCCTGCTGAACCGATCCCTCACCGGCTGCCGGACAACGTTCGGCGCCGACCATCCGTACACCGTCTCGGTCGACAACCGGCTGTCCCACTGGCAAGAGCAGCACCAGAGGCGCTGGTGGAGTTGCACACGCAGCCAGTCCAAGCCGACGTAG